atatttttttgcaaccctatttatatgcatatttatttgtttgctaacttttttttttacaaaatttttcccatttttcaaattcaaTAATATTAGCACATTTGCTAGATCCGCTTCACTAAAATGGCATACTctacatatacatatttttttaaattattaaaaataaaaaaaaaaaaaatgataaaaaatttctATATTTCTGGGTGTAGaaaatgtacatataatataaatatacttttcatttttcatgttcacatttttataccttttttgataaaactaaaaaatGCGTTCCctgttatttaaaaaaaaaacaaaatacaattttaacATCTTTATGAATGCTTATTTTTCTGGTTTAATTAATCgagaacaaaataataaaatcacTGGAAATGTAATTAAGTTTGATAAAAGAAAAGGATACGGATTTATAAGTActacaaaatattataggATATACATATAGAATTTTGTTTGCTAAGTATCtcttccattttttaattcccATTCTGTATACActactatatatttttctattattttatttctttattttcaagAGCCCAATGATGGAGGACCGGATGTGTTTGTTCATTATACAGAGATCTGCCAGagtaacatttttattacatacaatcatgtatatatatatatttttccctaacttaaaatatattatgtacaaCCTTTTTACACACACAAACTtttgataaatttatattttgtagaTAGAAGTTTTTCAGTAACAagtgaagaaaaaaaaaaattggaatGGCAATCTAACACAAATTTAATGAACAAAAAAGACGAATTTAATTATGAACATGATacccaaaaaaaaaaagaaattcaaaatgaatttaaatatttaataccAGGAGAAAGAGTTAAATTTCATGTTGTTTATgaccaaaaaaataattcaagtAAAGCAATAAATGTTGAGTTTATTGATTGAAAAAGGAATAACCACAATATAGAGAAATGCAAAAAAGATAGAGATATATCTTTCCTAatcatcttttatttttttatttgtattaatttAGAAAACATATACGaataatgtatattatactGAAAGTTTAGAACAAATTTATTCTTAATTAGTCAACTATTTGAAGTTTCAATAATTTACCTTCccctttattatttacacaAATTGTTTCTATAGTTATTaccacattttttttttattattttttaatccatttgaattttccatatatttatttatattattatcacatTTGTCacatatattgtttttgtaatttttttttatttgatctcttaaaaatttaccatataaaaaatagcaaaAGCACAATATAGCAATGCCTACTACGTCAAATAAGTagtttcataaaatatgtattatatttattttattttcgaaaaaaaaaaaatgtattaaaattatatgaacaaaCACCTAATTttctgatttttttttttttttttggtgaTTTATAATACttgtttaaaataaaaaaataaaaatggctagttatcaattttttagttatatagatttatacaaaattaataatgtcAATCTAGATCCTTTTActgaaatatttaatgatgaattttatttgaaatacCTTTATAAATGGCCACATATGAACATTATTACAAGGGAAATGGATGATCATATCAGCGGATATATTATAGGTATGCAAATAATAACCTCAAAACCACCTGACCATGTTCATATGTACATGTAAAAAATGGGAGTAAATTTTTTGGAGAATTTTATACCCAATTTATGTGTGTGCGAAAATCCATATCCTCTATAAAACATCGTTATAAGCCTGAACTAGCCAAAGATAAACTAAccacattttatttgaactttttttttttttataggaAAAGAAGAAGGTCTAGATAAGGAATACCATGGACATGTAACGGCATTATCCATTGAAGAGGACAGCCGACGAACTGGAAAAGGTATTGATTTAATGAatgaatttgaaaaaatatcgaATAATGTTCATAAGGGATATTTTGTAGATTTATTTGTTCGTGTCACAAATGAACCAgcaataaatatgtataaaaaattaggttatattgttaatgaagaaattgataattattattgcaATAATGAAAGTGCCTTGGATATGCGAAAATATCGTAATGGGTAActtgaataataaaaaagggaaaataatacatgacataattaataaacaaaCATATAAAGGGGACGTGTGTGTGCATAAATATGACACTATAATCAGGATATCccctatattattttctttctctttacttgtttatttttgttgtaATATTTTCCATAAGTGTACCTTTGTGATGGTGagaatatatgtatatattacccaccttttattttacacaTAATGACAAATTATGTAATATTATGAACgtacatataatttatgtatttttttttttaatgctaccataatttcattatattttattcgtATAATTaacttattttaatttattttttttgaattttaaaacttttatttaaaaaaatacatatataacattGTAGAATGATACATATGAATGTTTTCAactccttttttattttgtgcggatttacataatatatcaaGTATTcgcataaatattttgaaaaaaaaaaaatatatatatgaatagaAAATACAAAGGTTAAAGgacttattattttatttatgttggtatgcataatatataaacgtAAATATACACATGTATGGATATTCTTTTGAGAAAATTACAAGCAAAGTACTATAATAcgtttaaataaaacattttaaacCACCATAGGCTTAGCAAATGtgcatgcatatatataaaatattttccaataatgcatatatacattctcttattttcttttcactttaatcaaaaaaaatagcttcATTAAGCatggtaaaaaaaatattctattaaaaaaagaaaaaaaaaacacacaCACAATATCAAagataaaaacaaaataaaacactacccatttatattcataaatacgcgataattttaaagaataaaattttcattctCAATTTATCGAAAGTTATCCCTCAATATATGTACTGTATACATACTATATAAATACTAAAACGACAAATCACAATGGAAAACCTTCCTATAAATCTTAAAAgcctaaaaataaatcatggATCTGTTCGAAGACTTTTTAAGGAGTTATGCtattatgaaaaagaagaacaggaattaaaaaataaattaagtAGCGCCAAGGTTCGTTATACATATTCTCTAATTAGTTAATACTAAAATAATAGATACATTTTATTGACAAAATTAACTTaacttatttaaatttgtcTTATAGAAAAGTAGCTATATCTTATTTTTcgatatttattcatttttttttttaatattttatgtaggatgaaaataaatcatcAAATCAGATTGCCAGCGCTGATGAGATTTTACAAGAAACAATACGAGTACTTGCACACACAAATGGAAATTTCCAAAATAGccttaaaaaattaattgaaataattaatactAAATTTGGAACTATTCTCGAAATAAATGCCAAAAATATAGCATTTCGTTCAAATTGTTCTGAAGaagatttaaaagaaaaatgtgGAGAATTATATGAAGACATTTTTAAAGAAGTTAATGCAATTAATGAAACTTTACAAAAGATTTTCGAACATATTAAGGATATGACATTACCTATTTGCAACCCTAACATTACTAATAATACAGTTACACCAAGAGAAAATTGTGTAGAAATataaagacaaaaaaaaaaaaatgaaacttaactttttttcatataattaatatatttccgTATATCTTATAAAATTctattatattgtttattttttttacttttcgaatttgtacatatttcctgaattattatttattcattatatacCTACCCCTCGTCCGCATTCTATTTTTACTCAAATTTTCTCATAACGCactaacaaaattaaagagCAATTGCtagacaaaaaatatgttttttttttatgatcaACCTAGTCATATAATTCAGTTCTCATTATAAATGCCGACATTttaaatgtaataataataaagaaaaaaaaaagttagcaaaaatataaaataaagctAAATAGgccatgcatatatttgaGTGTacaacataaaaatatagcacaaattaaaaacatttttttatgccaatttaattttcataGTGTTGTagtttttacattattatgGGTTTATACTTTTGCTtaaatttttgtttgtATTCCTCctaattttctttatcctttttcaaatttacatgcattttttaaaattaaaacaacTCTGTATATtgggaataataaaatatgcacGTACAGGACATGAACTAATATACATACACGTATatacacacacatatatgtatcCAATTATTACCTAATactaatttaaaaaaaatgtgtgcttatttttattttttgtaataaatgagaacaatattataagtataggaagaaaatacaaaaaaaggTAATGAACAAGGTagacaaattaaaaagaaaagaaatcACTATAAGTAGCGAAATTAGAAAACGCCATATTttccaaaaatatatgaacagTTCAGgcaaattaaattaaaaaaaaaaaaactccCCAAAATAAACCCAATTTAGCTaagtgaaataaatatctaaccaaaattaatttaaaaaaaaaaaaaaaatggggactaatgtaataataaaaacaaatggaaatggaatttttcaaataatcGAGAATATCAGGAATTATCCACAAACGCCTGTTTTCACTATAGAAGATAAATTTCctattttgaattatttcaCATTTTCATGGTTAGCAAATAATTATTCCTTTTACAATttaagaaaagaaaaagtaaaatatacacacaTGTATGTTTCACATTGTGCCATCTATGTAACTATGATGTTGTGGACACCCATTTTTGTTtacataaattttcatttatttcatttttgacAATTTTAGGGAAAGACAGTTTACCCCTTTTGggtttattaaatttgtacatgagaaatattttatcgCCCCAGCTTTTgtattgatatatattttaatttgtaaGTATGGCCATACATTTATgaagaataaaaaagaaataaaattaaagtggataataataatatggaattttttattatttttttttaatatgatagtaactattaaattattaccagtatttatttatatagtaaataattatacaatAAATGGTTTATTAGCAATTCCTCcaatatatgtgtgtggTTTTGGATCAGTTGGGTTATGgatatgtttatttattatatcgaAATATGCTGAATTAGTTgatacaatatttttaattttaaaaaagaaaaaaataacattattACATTGGTACCATCATTCAActgttttattatacacATGGGATACATATTTTGTTGAATTACCAGCtggatttatttttatattaataaatgcatTTGTACATACCTTTATGtatttctattatttattagcaacaatatataataagccATTGAAATGGAATATTTTAGTTACTATAATTCAAATTCTACAAATGATTTGTGGTATAGTATTGactatatattgtttatacatatcttatatttataaatataataataattggaatattaatttaattcaAGAACTAGGAAATAACTTTTCTTTTCAGTATGGACATTATatatctaaaaaaaatattttttttgcatgtCTCAtgtatttatcatatttttatttgtttactAACTATTTCCTAAACAGATATACTTCGGGTATACAAAAAGATTCTTTAtttcagaaaaaaaaaacttaaaacataattacatcaattttattttccaacTTCATTTGGCATATCAACTTATGCATTTCTTGCttcgttttttatttctaatttttttttttcactttttatttcaacTTTTTTTCCACCAATTAACGTCCCATGCATTAACATTGTCATATACTGAAAAACCGATTACCCAACttgcaaataaaaatgaaacttaaatttataaaaataaattatccgttataaattttataaacatataaacGAACTATGCACATTTAAAATAGCTATACATAACAAAAATGTAAACCCTCGTTATAAGTGAAAATACTAAATACTTTTACAATTGAGAGCTAGcctttttcttttccttttcttttttaaatatatatttttttatttaaaaaaatcattttttagtttttattcataataaTGAATGGCTACTTGTTTAAGCTTAGCTTATAACGACAAAACGTAATACCATCTAACTAGATAGTTCCAAAGTTTGTCACATCAAAGTTTGGCACTTCAAAGGTTGACAGTTCAAAGCTCGACACTCCAAACTTACCTAATCACGAAAACATTATCTATCCCCACCAACTAAATGACAACTCCAAACCCAACTCAAGGAATTAATTTACTTAATGCAAATGTGGCaagtaaagaaaataaatctgAATGGCTTTTATACCCCCAAGATAGTTACGAATTTAATATagatgaaaaattaaaaaagaaatttataatagatactgaaaaatataaaaaacggATAAACTCTTATAATAAGAATGGGATTAGAAATACAGTCATagcaattttattatgccATCGACATGAATATcctcatttattattattacaaaatttaGCAACTcaagaatatttttttttaggaggtaaatataattcatgGGAAAAACCAAGagatgttttaaaaaaaaaattacaaaaatatattaataaaattaaagatatacatttttctgttaataaattaaatataaatgaacaaaCTGGAGATGCAAAAAATACTGATGAAATATTTGATGTAGGTGAATTCTTAGGAGAATGGTGGAGAACACAATATGATTCTGTTTATTTATCTTATTTACCTGCACATATAACAAGGCCTAAAGAATGTGCAAGACTATATCAAGTTACAATCATGccaaaatgtatatttcaTCTACCTCCAGGTTTTACTTTAAAGGCAATAcctttatttgatttaaataattgtgGAATTGCAATCAGTGGACTTTCCAGTATATTCTCTCGTTTTAAATTATGCTCCATGGTTCAAGATCAGGATGATCAACTAGGTTAATAAAATCATTATGaacatttaaattttatcgagccatttcattttttttgttttttttcacatctttcttttttttacatatttcatttttccaCGTGCCTGTACAAACATTGGACGAAGCGGGGACTAGCCATTTAGAAATTTTCAAATGGATGTCAAACTGAATGTCTCATCCTTCACTCTTTAACAATTTGCACCGCAAGCATAGTGGTTTGAAAAGTTCCACAAGAGTATTGAGATTCTAAGCAAGTAGatgtaaatataagtttgttgtcatttatttgtatatttttaataccTACATAATATTCATTTGGTTTTAAatcaacatttttaattattggaattccatttatttctataaaatttttttgaatcgtatcaaaatatatatttcctaCAAGAActtgaattaaataattcccGTTTTCATAAACTTTGAATGACCAATAATTTGATTCACAAGTTAGTTTACTTACACATTGCTCATTTGTAGATGCAGGTGGAAATATAATACCATCAGAATAcattatattatgaaagaaataatttatggGTTCTATTTTACTTCTAATATCATTAATATCTACATTGTTTTCTCTTCCTTTTACatctaataaattatttgaatcaACTTTTCTTTTCCAACCATATCCATAATTACCATaatcaataaatatatcaccAGTGTCAactaaaaatttattaggaatatttaaatcttctttatttttaaaaacaattgAATAGCTATTTGGCATTGAGTAATGTAGTGAAGATAGatcattaatttttgtaGAAACAATTTGCGAgattgaaaatgataaaactttattttggtcttctacatatttattcatagataatacattattttgtaactTTCCAACAAAATTAGAtccatttatttcttttatcataagtaaaaatttacattCTTCTTCATATCTGTTTAAACTATTTACATCTGtcttatttccattttttaaacaaatgCCTGAATGAACTGCTGCCTTACATATTGGAGAATCTAAAGAATATAGATCAGATCCATATAcggttttattatttgattcTACATCTTTAATACAATTATATGGACATGaaacaataaatttatCACCATAAATTAAAGGAACAACATCTGGGATATCATTTAAAGTGTCATTACAATCTAGTACATCTATTATAGCATGATGATTCATGTACTCGTTATTTAGTATATTACATGAATTTCCAATTAATTCAAAAGATCCACCAGtttctaaattattaacaaacATATCACgtatttcaatttttacAGATGTAGTAATAATTGGAtgttcaaatttttttgtattatattcTATATTAGATGTATAAAAGATTGGAACTAATACTTTTGTATCATCAAAgtgtaataatatttctgaAGGCcatgttaatatattatcttGTGGTTTAAATcgaaatttatttatttgaacaggctttttaaaatatattattatatattcaccTATAGAATTATTAACAGTTTTCCaaatattatgttttttatctATATGGTAAGTACTTAAGCCAGACATACAATTAAATTCTTTTGATATACTTGATGATTCAACACattctttaaaattattattctcAGGAGACGataatatttcttcttCTCCACTACATATGGTTGGTAATATTTTCcgtttttgtataaataatataaatggtatattttttttattattaaaattaatatatgttttatttttgatcgGTATAaaccatatttttaattttcttttttctttactatttatatttaataggtcaattatatcatttgtACTTTCGATTTTAATTATAGATTCATTGGTCCATACTAATGGGAATTCTTTATCAATTGGTGAtgcaatatataaatttgaatttGCACTTACTtctaatgaaaaagaatcAAATTTGGGTTCTATAAAAGTTCTTAATAGATGTAAATCATTATATcttgttttatttgaaatattttcaattatcCAAtctgtttcatttttatatgtcaTCTCATTTACATCTAACAATCCtatatcaaataattcAGGATCAACAGAAGAAAATCGAgaatttgaaataaaattttcactatataaataattcgaTCCAATCTCTTGTTCATTTATTCTACTAGATTtccataataatttaaaataagaTGATTCacctttttcatattttaaatttgataGATGAGAAATTTCAataactattttatttttttc
This genomic stretch from Plasmodium vinckei vinckei genome assembly, chromosome: PVVCY_02 harbors:
- a CDS encoding N-terminal acetyltransferase, putative, translating into MASYQFFSYIDLYKINNVNLDPFTEIFNDEFYLKYLYKWPHMNIITREMDDHISGYIIGKEEGLDKEYHGHVTALSIEEDSRRTGKGIDLMNEFEKISNNVHKGYFVDLFVRVTNEPAINMYKKLGYIVNEEIDNYYCNNESALDMRKYRNG
- a CDS encoding tubulin-specific chaperone a, putative, whose translation is MENLPINLKSLKINHGSVRRLFKELCYYEKEEQELKNKLSSAKDENKSSNQIASADEILQETIRVLAHTNGNFQNSLKKLIEIINTKFGTILEINAKNIAFRSNCSEEDLKEKCGELYEDIFKEVNAINETLQKIFEHIKDMTLPICNPNITNNTVTPRENCVEI
- a CDS encoding cleavage and polyadenylation specificity factor subunit 5, putative; translation: MTTPNPTQGINLLNANVASKENKSEWLLYPQDSYEFNIDEKLKKKFIIDTEKYKKRINSYNKNGIRNTVIAILLCHRHEYPHLLLLQNLATQEYFFLGGKYNSWEKPRDVLKKKLQKYINKIKDIHFSVNKLNINEQTGDAKNTDEIFDVGEFLGEWWRTQYDSVYLSYLPAHITRPKECARLYQVTIMPKCIFHLPPGFTLKAIPLFDLNNCGIAISGLSSIFSRFKLCSMVQDQDDQLG
- a CDS encoding LCCL domain-containing protein — translated: MKKWSCIIFIFLVVTSILVCSKEQGNSLEKITEFRQQHRKTLDGRLCAAAFLHDDQTYTDCANATSPDGTTGKEWCYVEVQLLGKGERDWDYCADAINYDRIRVDAKRMFEGKSLEADRLNDRLNSLKLRVNSMTHKYDILCGSKHELINSRINKIDDWISKASDSINKIEYNSNELENSKKIIKKLDEDIKKEKENLKESDEICENVKGYENELITDGLKVLYFNNAFFEGVPIISKIIKNINFIYNNKSPYENLLSPYKYSIRYEGYLLAPTSGIYTFIVNSDCSFRVLINNKIIITKDFEEVIRHINSSNNIDEIKTEKNEEDNKIRYKLDNEINNVSKRMSGPIELTGGEKNKIVIEISHLSNLKYEKGESSYFKLLWKSSRINEQEIGSNYLYSENFISNSRFSSVDPELFDIGLLDVNEMTYKNETDWIIENISNKTRYNDLHLLRTFIEPKFDSFSLEVSANSNLYIASPIDKEFPLVWTNESIIKIESTNDIIDLLNINSKEKRKLKIWFIPIKNKTYINFNNKKNIPFILFIQKRKILPTICSGEEEILSSPENNNFKECVESSSISKEFNCMSGLSTYHIDKKHNIWKTVNNSIGEYIIIYFKKPVQINKFRFKPQDNILTWPSEILLHFDDTKVLVPIFYTSNIEYNTKKFEHPIITTSVKIEIRDMFVNNLETGGSFELIGNSCNILNNEYMNHHAIIDVLDCNDTLNDIPDVVPLIYGDKFIVSCPYNCIKDVESNNKTVYGSDLYSLDSPICKAAVHSGICLKNGNKTDVNSLNRYEEECKFLLMIKEINGSNFVGKLQNNVLSMNKYVEDQNKVLSFSISQIVSTKINDLSSLHYSMPNSYSIVFKNKEDLNIPNKFLVDTGDIFIDYGNYGYGWKRKVDSNNLLDVKGRENNVDINDIRSKIEPINYFFHNIMYSDGIIFPPASTNEQCVSKLTCESNYWSFKVYENGNYLIQVLVGNIYFDTIQKNFIEINGIPIIKNVDLKPNEYYVGIKNIQINDNKLIFTSTCLESQYSCGTFQTTMLAVQIVKE
- a CDS encoding cold-shock protein, putative, which produces MRSLLFKKKTKYNFNIFMNAYFSGLINREQNNKITGNVIKFDKRKGYGFIKPNDGGPDVFVHYTEICQNRSFSVTSEEKKKLEWQSNTNLMNKKDEFNYEHDTQKKKEIQNEFKYLIPGERVKFHVVYDQKNNSSKAINVEFID